A single genomic interval of Metamycoplasma salivarium harbors:
- a CDS encoding potassium channel family protein: protein MATKKSREICIIGLGRFGSAIADQLLKDKKNKIKLVLIDKDEKHLIPFKDEVNAIYVADAAERKTLEAINVVDFDVVIVATSDNIEITAALSEVGAKKIIARANSKRHANVLKQIGVNIIISPEEEAGQRAALLVANPSFTLYSQMVVELQDGYVTGSTYIKNPALIGKMIKDLRFREQHEVLIVIVKRGTRSFLPAGTFTLQKDDLITIVGATDDVIDIFDLCASEKEKK from the coding sequence ATGGCAACAAAAAAAAGTCGTGAAATTTGTATTATTGGATTAGGTAGATTTGGTTCTGCTATTGCAGACCAACTTTTAAAAGATAAGAAAAATAAAATTAAATTAGTTTTAATTGATAAGGATGAAAAACATTTAATTCCATTTAAAGACGAAGTTAATGCAATTTATGTTGCAGATGCTGCAGAACGTAAAACTTTAGAAGCTATTAATGTAGTTGATTTTGATGTTGTTATTGTTGCAACATCTGATAATATTGAAATTACTGCCGCACTATCAGAAGTTGGTGCTAAAAAAATTATTGCAAGAGCAAATTCAAAACGTCATGCTAATGTTTTAAAACAAATTGGAGTTAATATTATTATTAGCCCCGAAGAAGAAGCTGGACAAAGAGCTGCTTTATTGGTTGCAAATCCAAGTTTTACTTTATATTCGCAAATGGTTGTTGAGCTTCAAGATGGCTATGTAACAGGTTCTACTTATATTAAAAATCCTGCATTAATTGGCAAAATGATTAAAGATTTACGCTTTAGAGAACAACACGAAGTGCTAATTGTTATTGTTAAAAGAGGAACAAGGTCATTTTTACCTGCAGGAACATTTACTTTGCAAAAAGATGATTTAATTACAATTGTTGGTGCTACAGATGATGTAATTGATATTTTTGATTTATGTGCCTCGGAAAAAGAAAAAAAATAG
- the rpsD gene encoding 30S ribosomal protein S4 translates to MSRYLGSMFKRSRRFGISLLENNKEFSKGKKRTTAPGQHGAKRVKPSDYQLHLYEKQKVRYMYGLNERQFKNLFISASKKKGVTGVILLQMIESRLDNLVFRAGFARTRAQARQFVTHGHFLVNGHKADIPSMIIPVGAKIELKPSLENNKEVVAASEVMTISPWLKREKNTATFTRLPERNEFAKEINDALIVEYYNR, encoded by the coding sequence ATGTCAAGATATTTAGGATCAATGTTCAAACGTAGTAGACGTTTTGGCATTTCATTATTAGAAAATAACAAAGAATTTTCAAAAGGTAAAAAAAGAACCACTGCACCTGGTCAACATGGTGCTAAAAGAGTTAAACCTTCTGATTATCAACTTCACTTGTATGAAAAACAAAAAGTCAGATATATGTATGGTTTAAATGAAAGACAATTTAAAAACTTATTTATTTCTGCATCTAAGAAAAAAGGTGTTACTGGTGTTATCTTACTTCAAATGATTGAATCGAGATTAGACAATTTAGTATTTAGAGCAGGTTTTGCAAGAACCAGAGCTCAAGCACGTCAATTTGTAACTCATGGTCATTTTTTAGTGAATGGTCATAAAGCAGATATTCCTTCAATGATTATTCCTGTAGGAGCAAAAATTGAACTTAAACCTTCTTTAGAAAATAACAAAGAAGTTGTTGCTGCATCCGAAGTTATGACAATCTCTCCATGATTAAAAAGAGAAAAAAATACTGCAACATTCACACGTCTTCCAGAAAGAAATGAATTTGCTAAAGAAATTAATGATGCTTTAATTGTTGAATATTACAACCGTTAA
- the lon gene encoding endopeptidase La produces the protein MKLPYIAIKKQVIFPYSTDSIKVGKARSVEAFEYAKNNNPKATRLVIVFLNENADNSNKISLKDIYQNGVLATVTKSSKKNSIWNIELKANELVKIKSFNNDVSFEDEPLLVEYEHVKFKNDLKALESYRNQLNVLATKAKSSKAIPEDPMQYVPQSTSAITFIENLTNAEYDDVEKHDVNTWRIIEQIQGDLTLADKYKLIDNLDIAKRYETIIEKLSTKINLNKIENEINNTMRGDLEEQQRDFLLREKMRQIKKMLKEDDSSKELEKILKDSERAKQFPKYVLDTIQSEQARMASMMPSSPEANTAKTYIDLLLAMPWRKVSKEILDIENVRKVLDKHHYGLQKPKERILEFISVLTHTQAKEPENTYLPIKDDPENFIDTKLFINKSGTVTNEAVNNIPILTLIGPPGVGKTTLAKSIAEALNRKFIKVSLGGVKDEAEIRGHRRTYVGALPGKIITAIKKAGVSNPVILLDEIDKMSADFRGDPVSAMLEVLDPEQNTNFQDHYLDLEYDLSKVLFIATANYYDSIPAPLIDRVELLELSTYTTIEKLQIAKTHLMPKILSQNKLTEKQFQIKDDVIEFIIRNYTRESGVRELKRLLDTIARKIVVKILDKKVKDEFVVTKDIAKEFLGPIRFKEDENENIAQVGVVNGLAYTSYGGSTLAIEVTTFPGKDGLRLTGSLKDVMKESAQIALAYVRHNAKKFDIDFDFDNNSIHIHVPEGAVPKDGPSAGVTFTTSIISALSHKPVPANIGMTGEITLRGKVLPIGGLKEKSLAAAQFGIKKIFIPYDNERNLIDVPEEVKKEVKFIPVKYYDEIYEAIFKGKPSK, from the coding sequence ATGAAATTACCATATATAGCAATTAAAAAACAAGTTATCTTCCCGTATAGCACAGATTCAATTAAAGTTGGAAAAGCTAGGTCGGTAGAAGCTTTTGAATATGCAAAAAATAATAATCCAAAAGCAACTCGCTTAGTGATTGTTTTTCTTAATGAAAATGCTGATAATAGCAATAAAATCTCATTAAAAGATATTTATCAAAATGGTGTACTTGCAACAGTTACTAAAAGTTCAAAGAAAAATTCAATTTGAAATATTGAACTTAAAGCAAATGAACTTGTAAAGATTAAATCATTTAATAATGATGTTAGTTTTGAAGATGAACCTTTGTTAGTTGAATATGAACATGTTAAATTTAAAAATGATCTAAAAGCATTAGAATCATATCGTAATCAATTAAATGTTTTAGCAACAAAAGCTAAGTCAAGTAAAGCAATTCCTGAAGATCCAATGCAATATGTTCCTCAATCAACATCTGCAATTACATTTATTGAAAATCTAACAAATGCAGAATATGATGATGTTGAAAAACATGATGTTAATACTTGAAGAATTATTGAACAAATTCAAGGCGATTTAACATTAGCAGATAAATACAAACTAATTGACAATCTAGATATTGCTAAACGTTATGAAACTATTATTGAAAAACTTTCAACTAAAATTAATCTAAATAAAATTGAAAATGAAATCAATAACACAATGCGTGGTGATTTAGAAGAGCAACAACGCGACTTTTTGCTTCGTGAAAAAATGCGTCAAATTAAAAAGATGCTTAAAGAAGATGATAGTTCTAAAGAACTTGAAAAAATTCTTAAAGATTCAGAACGTGCAAAACAATTTCCTAAATATGTTTTAGACACAATTCAATCAGAACAAGCTAGAATGGCTTCGATGATGCCATCAAGCCCAGAAGCAAATACTGCTAAAACATATATCGATTTATTACTTGCTATGCCTTGGAGAAAGGTAAGCAAAGAAATTTTGGATATTGAAAATGTTCGTAAAGTTTTGGATAAGCATCATTATGGTTTGCAAAAACCTAAAGAAAGAATCTTAGAATTTATTTCAGTTTTAACACATACACAAGCAAAAGAACCTGAAAATACTTACCTTCCAATTAAAGATGATCCTGAAAATTTTATTGATACAAAATTGTTTATTAATAAATCTGGAACTGTAACTAATGAAGCAGTTAATAATATTCCTATATTAACTTTAATTGGTCCTCCAGGAGTTGGAAAAACTACTTTGGCTAAATCAATTGCCGAAGCTTTAAATCGTAAATTTATTAAAGTTTCATTAGGTGGTGTTAAAGATGAAGCTGAAATTAGAGGTCATAGAAGAACATATGTTGGAGCATTACCTGGAAAAATTATTACTGCAATTAAAAAAGCAGGTGTTTCAAATCCAGTTATTTTGCTAGACGAAATTGACAAAATGTCTGCTGATTTTAGGGGAGATCCTGTATCTGCAATGCTAGAAGTATTAGACCCTGAACAAAATACAAATTTTCAAGATCATTATCTAGATTTAGAATATGACCTTTCAAAAGTATTATTTATTGCAACAGCTAACTATTATGATTCAATTCCTGCACCTTTGATTGACCGTGTTGAGCTTTTGGAGCTTTCAACTTATACAACAATTGAAAAATTGCAAATTGCTAAAACACATTTAATGCCTAAAATTCTTTCACAAAATAAATTAACAGAAAAGCAATTTCAAATCAAAGATGATGTTATTGAATTTATCATTAGAAATTACACTCGTGAAAGTGGTGTTCGTGAACTAAAAAGATTATTAGATACAATTGCTAGAAAAATAGTTGTTAAAATCTTAGATAAAAAAGTTAAAGATGAATTTGTTGTAACCAAAGATATTGCTAAAGAATTTTTAGGGCCTATTAGATTTAAAGAAGATGAAAATGAAAACATCGCTCAAGTTGGTGTTGTCAATGGACTTGCATATACAAGTTATGGTGGTTCTACTTTAGCTATTGAAGTAACAACTTTCCCGGGTAAAGATGGTTTAAGATTAACAGGTTCTTTAAAAGACGTTATGAAAGAATCTGCCCAAATTGCTTTAGCATATGTACGCCATAATGCTAAAAAATTTGATATAGACTTTGACTTTGATAATAATTCAATTCATATTCACGTTCCTGAAGGTGCTGTTCCTAAAGATGGACCTTCTGCCGGTGTTACATTTACAACTTCTATAATTAGTGCATTGTCTCATAAACCAGTTCCCGCAAATATTGGTATGACTGGTGAAATCACTTTACGTGGAAAAGTATTACCGATTGGAGGTTTAAAAGAAAAATCATTAGCGGCTGCTCAATTTGGTATTAAGAAAATCTTTATTCCTTATGACAATGAACGCAATCTAATTGATGTTCCTGAAGAAGTTAAAAAAGAAGTTAAATTTATTCCTGTCAAATATTACGATGAAATTTATGAAGCTATTTTTAAGGGCAAGCCTTCAAAATAA
- a CDS encoding acyl carrier protein: MNVRDVILKELRKFSNKEISDDSNIKDLNIDSLDLLQLVVTLEKNMQISISDEELLSIKTVKDIINIINKKKN; encoded by the coding sequence ATGAATGTAAGAGATGTTATATTAAAAGAATTAAGAAAATTCTCTAATAAAGAAATTTCAGATGATTCCAATATTAAAGACTTAAATATTGATAGTTTGGATTTATTGCAGCTTGTTGTTACATTAGAAAAAAATATGCAAATTTCTATTAGCGATGAAGAACTTTTATCAATTAAAACAGTTAAAGATATTATTAACATAATAAACAAAAAGAAAAACTAA
- a CDS encoding deoxynucleoside kinase — MVVGISGMIAAGKSSLTEKLHKYYDKSLLLHEFEEDDEVFNTFLKWLYENKPNLTIGFQSYIVENHSAKFEMIIEEFKKQKLDPKKDLILLDRFSIEHYVFAKLILSKKSMKYLQGYDALFQHLIRKTELPDFAIYLDISFDTFKKRIFERGRDSEVNNFEQNKAYFEELYANYFKIFKEIAGRFGLKYYVIDTNNLTEKEVMHKAIEIINNEIGKQC, encoded by the coding sequence ATGGTTGTTGGAATAAGTGGAATGATAGCTGCTGGCAAAAGTAGCTTGACCGAAAAATTGCATAAATATTATGATAAATCATTATTATTGCATGAGTTTGAAGAAGATGACGAAGTATTTAACACATTTTTAAAATGGTTATATGAAAATAAACCAAATTTAACAATTGGATTTCAATCATACATTGTAGAAAACCATTCTGCAAAATTTGAAATGATTATTGAAGAATTCAAAAAACAAAAATTAGATCCAAAAAAAGATTTAATTCTATTAGATAGGTTTTCAATTGAACATTATGTTTTTGCGAAATTAATTTTGTCAAAAAAATCAATGAAATATTTACAAGGCTATGATGCTTTATTTCAACATTTAATTAGAAAGACTGAATTGCCTGATTTTGCTATTTATTTAGACATATCTTTTGATACTTTTAAGAAAAGAATTTTCGAACGCGGTCGCGATTCTGAAGTAAATAATTTTGAACAAAACAAGGCCTATTTTGAAGAGTTATATGCAAACTATTTCAAGATTTTCAAAGAAATTGCTGGAAGATTTGGACTTAAATATTATGTAATTGATACTAATAATTTAACTGAAAAAGAAGTAATGCATAAAGCAATTGAAATTATTAACAATGAAATAGGAAAACAATGTTAG
- a CDS encoding TrkH family potassium uptake protein — translation MKKNNWFLMFFRRMGIIKYIFLVYILITIIISLFLFWPITHNKTFLKDNSISIKYSDAFFLAASAFSNTGLSSIPGGLLGFNQFGQFLIALSIMVGGLGIFTLKVYILQNIFGIKLTVFNGQLSQMERGGNTIGETKKIIKVSITTMLITLFVLSVVFTIIFYTSPYGKFDTTKFNQNRVVDNITMFNPYEVTSQNPKGDFTKSIRYGIFHAISSLNNAGLDIIGRKSLAPYSEEYALQIFTLIAIFIGGVGYPVIYDFYAKIKSFRKNENAHCLSLFTKLTLVTYLIVSCVGLLLTFIFECSTKNKTRFWNQSEYGGNWEKTFATFFQTMSTRSAGFSTIDYYHFTNQSIVVHSILMFIGFSPASTAGGIRNLTLSILFLSMISTLLGRRSVNVFKRQIGKETLIKAINIFTIGIILILIGTLVVYSSYTPTHLGQKEFTMVHALFEICSAFGSSGLSVGVTPNVNILGKIFLITYMIIGQLGIQQTILIWAKNRTNVEHYHYIYEDVALG, via the coding sequence ATGAAAAAGAATAATTGATTTTTGATGTTCTTTCGCAGAATGGGAATTATTAAATATATCTTTTTGGTGTATATCTTAATTACCATCATAATTTCGCTTTTTTTGTTTTGACCTATCACTCACAACAAAACATTTTTAAAAGATAATAGTATCAGCATCAAATATTCTGATGCATTTTTCTTAGCAGCCTCCGCGTTTAGCAATACAGGCTTATCTTCAATTCCGGGTGGACTTTTGGGGTTTAATCAATTTGGGCAATTTCTAATTGCATTGTCTATTATGGTTGGAGGGTTAGGAATTTTTACTCTAAAAGTTTATATTTTACAAAACATATTTGGCATTAAATTAACTGTTTTTAATGGACAACTTTCACAAATGGAACGTGGTGGAAATACAATTGGTGAAACTAAAAAAATTATTAAAGTTTCAATTACAACAATGCTAATTACTTTATTTGTTTTATCAGTTGTTTTCACAATCATTTTTTACACATCACCTTATGGCAAATTTGATACAACTAAGTTTAACCAAAACCGTGTTGTTGACAATATAACTATGTTTAATCCTTATGAAGTTACATCTCAAAATCCAAAAGGCGATTTTACAAAATCAATTAGATATGGAATTTTCCATGCAATATCATCTTTAAATAATGCTGGATTAGATATTATTGGACGTAAAAGCTTAGCACCTTATAGTGAAGAATATGCCTTACAAATTTTTACATTAATTGCAATTTTTATTGGTGGAGTTGGCTATCCTGTGATCTATGACTTTTATGCAAAAATTAAAAGCTTTAGAAAAAATGAAAATGCACATTGTTTATCGCTATTCACAAAATTAACATTAGTAACTTATTTAATTGTTTCATGTGTTGGTTTATTGTTAACATTTATTTTTGAATGTAGCACAAAAAATAAAACAAGGTTTTGAAACCAAAGTGAATATGGAGGAAATTGAGAAAAAACATTTGCAACTTTCTTTCAAACAATGTCAACAAGATCAGCCGGCTTTAGTACCATAGATTATTATCATTTTACAAATCAAAGTATTGTTGTTCACTCAATTTTAATGTTTATAGGATTTTCACCTGCATCAACTGCTGGCGGTATTAGAAACCTAACATTGTCGATATTATTCTTAAGTATGATTTCTACTTTATTAGGTCGTAGATCTGTTAATGTTTTCAAAAGACAAATTGGAAAAGAAACACTTATTAAAGCAATTAACATCTTTACAATTGGTATTATCTTAATTTTGATCGGTACATTAGTAGTTTATTCATCTTATACTCCAACACATTTAGGTCAAAAAGAATTTACGATGGTTCATGCATTATTTGAAATCTGTTCAGCATTTGGAAGCTCGGGGCTTTCGGTAGGTGTAACACCAAATGTAAATATATTAGGAAAAATATTTTTAATAACATATATGATTATTGGACAACTTGGAATTCAACAAACTATTTTGATTTGGGCAAAAAACAGAACAAACGTGGAACATTATCATTACATTTATGAAGATGTTGCACTTGGATAA
- a CDS encoding MG284/MPN403 family protein, protein MEKNNVFKNENDIEILSLYQKRKFINDFCRFAKLEIKNHKNKFNKKSLLEIFVSSLDKDSSKIFLEEFIVGDKESEWYLEHWSKGTYYKKLNLLVNQFIRFVNVN, encoded by the coding sequence ATGGAGAAAAACAATGTATTTAAAAATGAAAATGACATTGAAATTTTATCTTTGTATCAAAAAAGAAAATTTATCAATGATTTTTGCCGTTTTGCTAAATTAGAAATTAAAAATCATAAAAATAAGTTCAATAAGAAATCATTATTGGAAATATTTGTTTCATCACTAGACAAGGATTCGTCAAAAATCTTTTTAGAAGAATTTATTGTTGGTGATAAAGAATCTGAATGATATTTAGAACATTGATCAAAGGGAACATATTACAAGAAATTAAATTTGTTAGTTAATCAATTTATAAGGTTTGTTAATGTTAATTAG
- a CDS encoding MHO_1590 family protein, protein MKRDKKKKIILYSSLTGIGLITLASVTAWAVISKKNSQKINNNENPNNKQNNDINKPEVPNIDNKNPNEINEDKKLQIINSDDIFPIIETRDYYDKLNFKDGQPWIDDDMISYIIKNIIGRMTINDGAIKYVIKRENDQNVTIHFIWYNTTKKAYRTYKISTNTI, encoded by the coding sequence ATGAAAAGAGATAAAAAGAAAAAAATTATTTTATATAGTTCTTTAACGGGAATTGGATTAATAACATTGGCAAGCGTCACAGCATGAGCAGTAATTAGTAAGAAAAATTCACAAAAAATAAATAATAATGAGAATCCAAATAATAAGCAAAATAATGACATAAACAAGCCAGAAGTTCCCAACATAGACAATAAAAATCCGAATGAAATTAATGAAGATAAAAAATTACAAATTATTAATAGCGATGATATATTTCCAATTATTGAAACAAGGGACTATTATGATAAGTTAAATTTTAAAGATGGGCAACCTTGAATTGATGATGATATGATAAGCTATATTATTAAGAATATTATTGGAAGAATGACTATTAATGACGGTGCAATTAAGTACGTTATCAAAAGAGAAAACGATCAAAATGTAACAATCCATTTTATTTGGTATAACACAACCAAAAAAGCCTATAGAACATATAAAATTTCGACAAATACTATATAA
- a CDS encoding MHO_1580 family protein — protein sequence MLISQEIYQYVQNNQQINQNTYAEKLNCEIDRIVHDNTYQNDNEYFDLKIRRLIQSNKVALEFAYRNLDWRINKQIIKSTIANKEFKFNLVKKRDGLYYYQAILELQNDWKQFTFDKLRNICIDIFNQESNKGPLRHLYTINYKFQYAQIQQQIRITSENAYFKFFTLAHYKFFNSIDFKESLFANSDMQFLHVNFIPTKFEHAKYIDKLYKIQMYKKWEKSSAYIENFDQTDFNGFQIESKSISGSNGKLLLQLEGNNKIDNVVIKSYSHYNKTLQKTIIDPNYENAKQGYILPLNFAGNFSHKCIFNFGEGIKNIELNYNQTIPKAFFNYENGYIKLNVIENDNFKKLDMEWSLIKQKNIKAIVEKANNLLDIKRIGEM from the coding sequence ATGTTAATTAGCCAAGAAATATATCAATATGTTCAAAATAATCAACAAATAAACCAAAATACATATGCTGAAAAATTAAATTGCGAAATTGATCGAATTGTTCATGACAACACATATCAAAATGATAATGAGTATTTTGATTTAAAAATTAGACGATTAATTCAATCTAACAAAGTTGCATTAGAATTCGCCTATAGAAATTTAGATTGAAGAATTAACAAACAAATAATTAAATCAACAATCGCAAATAAAGAATTTAAGTTTAATTTAGTTAAGAAACGTGATGGTCTTTACTATTATCAAGCAATTTTGGAGCTTCAAAATGATTGAAAACAATTTACTTTTGACAAATTAAGAAATATTTGTATTGACATTTTTAACCAAGAAAGTAACAAAGGGCCCTTAAGACATTTATACACTATAAATTACAAATTTCAATATGCACAAATACAACAACAAATTAGAATCACCTCAGAAAATGCATATTTTAAATTCTTTACTCTAGCACATTATAAATTTTTTAATAGCATTGATTTTAAAGAATCACTTTTTGCTAATAGTGATATGCAATTTTTGCATGTAAATTTTATTCCTACTAAATTTGAGCATGCAAAATATATTGATAAACTTTACAAAATACAAATGTATAAAAAGTGAGAAAAAAGCAGTGCATACATTGAAAATTTTGATCAAACTGATTTTAATGGATTTCAAATAGAATCTAAAAGCATTAGTGGGTCAAATGGAAAATTATTATTGCAATTAGAAGGAAATAACAAAATAGATAATGTTGTAATTAAATCATATAGTCATTATAATAAAACATTGCAAAAAACTATTATTGATCCCAACTATGAAAATGCAAAACAAGGATATATCTTGCCTTTAAATTTTGCTGGTAATTTCAGTCATAAATGTATTTTTAATTTTGGAGAAGGCATTAAAAATATTGAATTAAATTACAATCAAACTATTCCAAAAGCATTTTTTAACTATGAAAATGGATATATCAAACTAAATGTAATTGAAAATGATAATTTCAAAAAACTTGATATGGAATGATCGTTAATCAAACAAAAAAATATTAAAGCAATTGTTGAAAAAGCAAATAACTTACTTGACATTAAAAGAATAGGAGAAATGTAA
- a CDS encoding S41 family peptidase has protein sequence MKTNKKFIILPALFLTSFAPLFAMSCDKMQNDNSKNIIKEEVDFVPYGQEYLVRHSRMSLYYVDQKLLPYVEISEMINTLNGFLNANSIWAFKNIFTNSKSYYNGSLKLKVNWLHNTITVKKLDFFNFTNDTNNTNYSHYLKYTGINYIDYGKDEIQFNLNDYGFDILYYKGKVLIPLAIFNALFCANNYYSLYYNGSKVIGTEFWLSDKINNIERLKDGAYTIYESAKWITEEYRKHNLNYLNFVFDYFYGLKDAKNIIKTNDFISQEMKNRILSLNVDDNNEGYAKFLFGKLDDLHTSMTMLSFFNQKNNKLSMLNPNFIKSNKNTKYNNLLTKLTMTRKVYHNIEEDSDDIRFKGNTAIITLNSFKTGTKEEINSSDGWKYDSYFFMKKAMNEIKNHGEIKNIVLDLSTNGGGNVSAMRRVLGFLTNNEIHTYTRNSLSHEIYKISTKTDTNGDGLYNENDGYGEYKWYVLTSFNTFSAANEFTAVAKDMGIATIIGEKSGGGMCSIMPMVLPDGTTSVISSNNQGILYNPKTKEVAEIEDGIEPNYAYLQDDFYDDNKLTAFIDSL, from the coding sequence ATGAAAACAAATAAAAAATTTATAATTTTACCAGCCCTTTTTTTGACTAGCTTTGCACCATTATTTGCAATGTCATGTGACAAAATGCAAAATGATAATAGTAAAAACATTATTAAAGAAGAAGTTGATTTTGTACCTTATGGGCAAGAATATTTAGTTAGACATAGTAGAATGTCTTTATATTATGTTGATCAAAAACTTTTGCCTTATGTAGAAATTTCTGAGATGATAAATACTTTAAATGGTTTTTTAAATGCAAATAGCATTTGAGCTTTTAAAAATATTTTTACTAATTCAAAATCTTACTATAATGGTTCACTTAAACTAAAAGTTAATTGGCTGCATAATACAATTACTGTAAAGAAATTAGATTTTTTTAATTTTACAAATGATACAAACAACACAAATTACTCACATTATCTAAAATATACCGGGATAAATTACATAGATTACGGCAAAGATGAAATCCAATTTAATTTAAATGACTATGGTTTTGATATTTTATACTACAAAGGTAAAGTTTTAATCCCTTTAGCTATTTTTAATGCTTTGTTTTGCGCTAATAATTACTATAGTCTTTATTATAATGGTAGCAAAGTAATAGGAACTGAATTTTGATTAAGCGACAAAATAAATAATATTGAGAGACTGAAAGATGGTGCTTATACTATTTATGAATCTGCTAAATGAATTACAGAAGAATATAGAAAACACAATTTAAATTATTTGAATTTTGTCTTTGATTATTTTTATGGTCTTAAAGATGCAAAAAATATCATCAAAACTAATGATTTTATTAGTCAAGAAATGAAAAATAGAATTCTTTCTTTAAATGTTGATGATAATAATGAAGGATATGCAAAATTCTTATTTGGTAAATTAGATGATTTACATACAAGTATGACGATGCTATCTTTCTTCAACCAAAAAAATAATAAACTTTCTATGTTAAATCCAAACTTTATAAAAAGTAATAAAAACACTAAATATAATAACTTGTTAACAAAATTAACTATGACTAGAAAAGTTTATCATAACATTGAAGAAGACTCAGATGATATTAGGTTTAAAGGCAATACTGCTATTATTACATTAAATAGTTTCAAAACGGGAACTAAAGAAGAAATTAATAGCTCTGATGGTTGAAAATATGATTCATATTTCTTTATGAAAAAAGCAATGAATGAAATTAAAAATCATGGTGAAATAAAAAATATTGTTTTAGATTTATCGACAAATGGTGGTGGTAATGTTTCTGCTATGAGAAGAGTTTTAGGGTTTTTAACAAATAACGAAATTCATACTTATACAAGAAATTCTTTATCTCATGAAATATATAAAATTTCAACAAAAACTGATACAAACGGTGATGGATTATATAATGAAAATGATGGTTATGGTGAATATAAATGATATGTTTTAACAAGTTTTAACACTTTTAGTGCAGCAAATGAATTTACTGCTGTTGCTAAAGATATGGGTATTGCTACAATTATTGGTGAAAAATCTGGTGGTGGAATGTGTAGCATAATGCCTATGGTTTTACCCGATGGAACAACAAGTGTTATAAGTTCGAATAATCAAGGTATTTTGTATAATCCAAAAACAAAAGAAGTTGCTGAAATTGAAGATGGTATTGAACCAAATTATGCTTATTTGCAAGATGATTTTTATGATGATAATAAATTAACAGCTTTCATTGATTCTCTTTAA
- the hpt gene encoding hypoxanthine phosphoribosyltransferase, which produces MLELEKDIIDYVLFTQEQLEVKIKELSIWVNKTYKNSKNLIVIGLLKGSFPFFAQLIKSIDIDIIIDFMTVSSYGGGTSNDGSVKIILDLANDIVDKDVLVVEDIIDTGKTMQKVSNLLKSRNPKSFRVLTLLNKPSNRKVSFEPDKFGFEIKKDQFVVGFGFDWEEKLRQLPYIGVIKKEIIAK; this is translated from the coding sequence ATGTTAGAGTTAGAAAAAGATATTATTGATTATGTTTTATTTACCCAAGAACAATTAGAAGTAAAGATTAAAGAATTAAGCATTTGAGTAAACAAGACATATAAGAATAGTAAAAATTTAATTGTTATTGGACTTTTAAAAGGGAGTTTTCCTTTTTTTGCACAACTTATTAAAAGCATTGATATTGATATTATTATTGATTTTATGACAGTAAGTTCATATGGTGGTGGCACTTCTAATGATGGATCTGTTAAAATTATTTTAGATTTAGCTAATGATATTGTTGACAAAGACGTGTTAGTAGTTGAAGATATAATTGATACCGGGAAAACTATGCAAAAAGTATCTAATTTATTAAAATCAAGAAACCCTAAAAGTTTTAGAGTTTTGACCTTACTAAATAAACCATCAAACCGAAAAGTTTCATTTGAACCAGACAAATTTGGTTTTGAAATTAAAAAAGATCAATTTGTTGTTGGCTTTGGTTTTGATTGGGAAGAAAAATTAAGACAATTGCCTTATATAGGTGTAATTAAAAAAGAGATTATTGCAAAATAA